A genome region from Megalobrama amblycephala isolate DHTTF-2021 linkage group LG16, ASM1881202v1, whole genome shotgun sequence includes the following:
- the LOC125249139 gene encoding olfactory receptor 1468-like isoform X1 → MGNIERENMMQPPLENVSSVLVFTLSGLNETLENRFVFFSLTALFYPLMVLCNVVVIFTIISQKTLHEPMYVFICNLCINALYGTAGFYPKFMYDLLSENHIISYVGCMIQIFVIYSFALSEISTLTVMAYDRYVAICRPLEYHSIMTNQRVLECILFCWLLPSFCIFVLIVLTARLTLCGSTIEKLYCEIWAVAKLSCFSTTVNNVFGYIVIFVCFGHTVLIYCSYIQLIRKCLKSIEVRQKFMQTCMPHLLSLFNVAIALFFDVLYSRYGSKNVSQGVRNFMAMEFLLIPPILNPFIYAVNLTTIRQEVLRLFFRKRVRISE, encoded by the exons ATGGGAAACATAGAAAGAGAGAACATG ATGCAGCCACCGCTGGAGAATGTGTCCAGTGTCTTAGTATTTACACTCTCTGGACTTAATGAAACACTTGAAAAcagatttgtgtttttttccctcACTGCACTGTTTTATCCCCTAATGGTGTTGTGTAATGTAGTTGTTATTTTCACTATAATCTCACAAAAGACGCTTCATGAGCcaatgtatgtttttatatgtaatttgtGCATAAATGCACTTTATGGCACTGCTGGATTCTACCCTAAATTCATGTATGATTTGTTATCAGAGAATCACATTATTTCTTATGTTGGATGTATGATTCAGATatttgtcatttattcatttgccTTGTCTGAAATTTCAACATTAACAGTGATGGCATATGACAGATATGTGGCAATATGTAGACCACTGGAGTATCATTCAataatgaccaatcagagggtTCTTGAATGTATCCTTTTCTGCTGGCTGCTTCCATCtttttgtatatttgttttaattgtattaacAGCTAGACTCACTTTATGTGGCTCTACCATTGAAAAGTTATATTGTGAGATTTGGGCAGTTGCAAAACTGTCGTGTTTTTCTACAACAGTAAATAATGTGTTTGGGtacattgttatttttgtatGCTTTGGACATACAGTATTGATATATTGCTCATATATTCAGTTGATTAGAAAGTGCCTAAAGTCAATAGAGGTCAGGCAAAAATTCATGCAAACATGTATGCCACATCTGCTTTCATTGTTCAATGTGGCTATTGCATTGTTTTTTGATGTACTGTACAGTCGTTATGGCTCAAAGAATGTGTCTCAAGGTGTGCGTAATTTCATGGCCATGGAATTCCTTCTTATACCACCCATTTTGAACCCATTTATTTATGCAGTAAATCTGACAACAATACGGCAGGAAGTTTTGAGGCTTTTTTTCAGGAAACGAGTGAGAATATCTGAGtaa
- the LOC125249139 gene encoding olfactory receptor 1468-like isoform X2, whose protein sequence is MQPPLENVSSVLVFTLSGLNETLENRFVFFSLTALFYPLMVLCNVVVIFTIISQKTLHEPMYVFICNLCINALYGTAGFYPKFMYDLLSENHIISYVGCMIQIFVIYSFALSEISTLTVMAYDRYVAICRPLEYHSIMTNQRVLECILFCWLLPSFCIFVLIVLTARLTLCGSTIEKLYCEIWAVAKLSCFSTTVNNVFGYIVIFVCFGHTVLIYCSYIQLIRKCLKSIEVRQKFMQTCMPHLLSLFNVAIALFFDVLYSRYGSKNVSQGVRNFMAMEFLLIPPILNPFIYAVNLTTIRQEVLRLFFRKRVRISE, encoded by the coding sequence ATGCAGCCACCGCTGGAGAATGTGTCCAGTGTCTTAGTATTTACACTCTCTGGACTTAATGAAACACTTGAAAAcagatttgtgtttttttccctcACTGCACTGTTTTATCCCCTAATGGTGTTGTGTAATGTAGTTGTTATTTTCACTATAATCTCACAAAAGACGCTTCATGAGCcaatgtatgtttttatatgtaatttgtGCATAAATGCACTTTATGGCACTGCTGGATTCTACCCTAAATTCATGTATGATTTGTTATCAGAGAATCACATTATTTCTTATGTTGGATGTATGATTCAGATatttgtcatttattcatttgccTTGTCTGAAATTTCAACATTAACAGTGATGGCATATGACAGATATGTGGCAATATGTAGACCACTGGAGTATCATTCAataatgaccaatcagagggtTCTTGAATGTATCCTTTTCTGCTGGCTGCTTCCATCtttttgtatatttgttttaattgtattaacAGCTAGACTCACTTTATGTGGCTCTACCATTGAAAAGTTATATTGTGAGATTTGGGCAGTTGCAAAACTGTCGTGTTTTTCTACAACAGTAAATAATGTGTTTGGGtacattgttatttttgtatGCTTTGGACATACAGTATTGATATATTGCTCATATATTCAGTTGATTAGAAAGTGCCTAAAGTCAATAGAGGTCAGGCAAAAATTCATGCAAACATGTATGCCACATCTGCTTTCATTGTTCAATGTGGCTATTGCATTGTTTTTTGATGTACTGTACAGTCGTTATGGCTCAAAGAATGTGTCTCAAGGTGTGCGTAATTTCATGGCCATGGAATTCCTTCTTATACCACCCATTTTGAACCCATTTATTTATGCAGTAAATCTGACAACAATACGGCAGGAAGTTTTGAGGCTTTTTTTCAGGAAACGAGTGAGAATATCTGAGtaa